A DNA window from Arachis duranensis cultivar V14167 chromosome 3, aradu.V14167.gnm2.J7QH, whole genome shotgun sequence contains the following coding sequences:
- the LOC107478129 gene encoding riboflavin synthase, with amino-acid sequence MATQMAAAAVVSSSIVSTTPKITASTYASLLLSKAHHHCRLAFNPILKSSPLRLTFLPNKPRSTLPLRRTNATAPQTRCLFTGIVEELGTVKQLGKVPHGGFDMVIAAKTVLEGVNLGDSIAVNGTCLTVTEFDANTFTVGLSPETLRKTSLEELQSGSLVNLERALTPTSRMGGHFVQGHVDGTGIILSKVPEGDSLWIKVKAEKELLKYVVPKGFIAVDGTSLTVVNVNDGEGWFNFMLVAYTQQKVVIPLKEVGQKVNLEADILGKQVERLLSGYISIRSS; translated from the exons ATGGCAACGCAAATGGCGGCGGCAGCAGTAGTTTCATCTTCTATTGTCTCCACAACCCCCAAAATCACAGCATCAACATACGCCTCTCTCCTCCTTTCCAAAGCCCATCACCATTGCCGCCTCGCGTTCAATCCAATCTTAAAATCCTCTCCACTCCGCCTCACGTTCCTCCCCAATAAACCCAGATCCACCCTCCCCCTCCGCCGCACCAATGCCACCGCACCTCAAACTCGATGCCTCTTCACCGGCATCGTTGAAGAATTGGGAACCGTCAAGCAACTCGGTAAGGTCCCACACGGTGGCTTCGACATGGTAATTGCGGCCAAGACCGTTCTTGAGGGCGTTAACCTCGGCGACAGCATCGCCGTTAACGGAACCTGCCTCACCGTAACGGAGTTCGACGCCAACACGTTCACCGTTGGCTTGTCACCGGAGACTCTGAGGAAGACCTCGCTGGAAGAGCTGCAGAGCGGGTCACTGGTCAACCTGGAGCGGGCGTTGACCCCTACGAGCCGCATGGGCGGGCACTTCGTCCAAGGTCACGTGGATGGCACGGGTATCATACTCTCGAAGGTTCCTGAAGGTGATTCGCTTTGGATCAAG GTAAAGGCTGAGAAGGAGTTGCTGAAGTATGTGGTGCCAAAGGGATTTATTGCAGTGGATGGGACGAGTTTGACGGTGGTGAATGTGAATGATGGAGAAGGATGGTTCAATTTCATGCTTGTGGCGTACACGCAGCAGAAGGTGGTTATTCCATTGAAGGAAGTTGGCCAGAAAGTGAACCTGGAGGCTGACATTCTTGGGAAGCAAGTGGAGAGGCTACTTAGTGGATACATTAGCATTAGGAGCTCTTGA
- the LOC107478225 gene encoding biotin--protein ligase 1, chloroplastic-like, translated as MNLQSSLSFINVESLCTDTFGRLLVWSPRLASTHDVVLHNFCELSIGSVCLADIQTKGRGRSKNVWESPLGCFLFFFTLQMEDGRIVPLVQYVVSLAITKAVKDICNKNGLPSIDVKIKWPNDLYLNGLKVGGILCTSTYKLKKFNVSAGSKTFLPQNKRIEIDVAEYDTIKYWKQRALGLEKLLEASIQREQILQDKLLERINNIER; from the exons ATGAATTTGC AATCTAGCTTGTCTTTTATTAATGTAGAATCTCTTTGCACTGATACATTTGGCAGGCTTCTTGTTTGGTCACCGCGGTTAGCTTCTACACATGATGTAGTTTTGCA CAACTTTTGTGAGCTTTCTATTGGTTCAGTTTGTCTTGCTGATATTCAGACCAAGGGGCGAG GTCGGTCAAAGAATGTCTGGGAGTCTCCGTTAGGTTGTTTCCTGTTTTTCTTTACTCTACAAATGGAGGATGGGCGAATAGTTCCATTGGTGCAGTATGTGGTTTCCCTTGCTATCACAAAAGCAGTGAAGGATATTtgcaacaaaaat GGATTACCCTCCATTGACGTCAAAATCAAGTGGCCAAATGATCTTTATTTAAATGGCTTAAAAGTTGGCGGCATTCTGTGCACCTCAACCTATAAATTGAAGAAGTTCAATGTCAGTGCAGGTAGCAAGACATTCTT GCCTCAGAACAAGAGAATTGAAATAGACGTAGCTGAGTATGATACTATTAAGTATTGGAAACAAAGGGCCTTGGGTTTGGAGAAATTGCTTGAGGCAAGCATCCAGAGAGAGCAGATACTCCAAGACAAGTTGCTTGAAAGGATCAATAACATTGAGAGGTAA